The Endozoicomonas montiporae CL-33 genome contains a region encoding:
- a CDS encoding CvpA family protein, translated as MTFTWIDWIITAIVIVSALISLKRGFFKEVLSLLTWIAALFIAWSFGGSLSLYLNDFIETPSLRLITASVLLFIATLLVGGLVNKIFATLVQATGLTGTDRLLGMVFGALRGCLMVILLVGLMSFAPLEDDLAWKNSALLPHFMMLADWSKQTVMQIVSPVMQTTPATSF; from the coding sequence TTGACTTTCACTTGGATTGACTGGATCATCACTGCCATTGTCATTGTCTCTGCACTGATCAGTCTCAAACGTGGCTTCTTTAAAGAAGTTCTCTCGCTGTTAACATGGATTGCAGCCCTGTTTATTGCCTGGTCTTTTGGTGGCAGTCTCTCGCTTTATCTGAATGATTTTATCGAAACCCCCTCTTTACGCTTGATCACAGCAAGTGTCTTGCTGTTTATCGCAACGTTACTGGTGGGTGGTCTGGTCAATAAAATATTTGCCACCTTGGTTCAGGCTACCGGATTAACGGGAACAGACCGGCTTCTGGGCATGGTGTTTGGGGCTTTAAGGGGCTGCCTGATGGTTATACTTCTGGTCGGTCTGATGAGCTTTGCACCACTGGAAGATGATCTTGCCTGGAAGAATTCAGCACTTCTTCCTCATTTTATGATGCTTGCTGACTGGTCAAAGCAGACGGTTATGCAGATCGTTTCTCCGGTGATGCAAACCACTCCTGCTACTTCCTTTTAA
- a CDS encoding glycosyltransferase, translated as MFYRKLLKKEEGTCNVPKLKVAIVHDWLVTYGGAERVLEQILNIFPEADLFSLIDFIDDDKRDFIRNKKVKTTFIQSFPLAKSNYRSYLPFFPIAIKQFDLQKYDIVISSSHCVAKSVSTAPHQLHICYCYTPARYAWDLQKQYLSGTGFSSIKIFILRHYLSRFRMWDRANSKNVDYFIACSDYISNRIEKSYFRSSYTIYPNVSVDDFELSEIKKDYFVTCSRIVPYKKVDLIVEAFSRMPDKQLIVIGDGPDYKKLQSLQSSNITLIGHQPFAVLKDLIKKASAFVFAAEEDFGIAPVEAMACGTPVIAYGEGGLLETVIHKKTGIFFYEQSAKSIEKAVLDFDRTVLLSPKEIREHALKFSSERFRQEFLQFAFQCWDKHYSDNFSTELSHT; from the coding sequence TTGTTTTACAGAAAGCTTTTGAAGAAAGAAGAGGGCACCTGTAATGTCCCAAAATTGAAAGTGGCAATTGTTCATGACTGGTTAGTGACTTATGGAGGAGCTGAGAGAGTTCTTGAGCAAATTTTAAATATTTTCCCTGAAGCAGACCTGTTTTCATTAATCGACTTTATTGATGATGATAAGAGGGACTTTATAAGAAATAAAAAGGTTAAAACAACATTTATACAGTCATTCCCTCTGGCAAAATCTAATTATCGCAGCTACCTGCCATTCTTTCCAATCGCTATAAAGCAATTTGATTTGCAGAAGTACGATATTGTAATTTCAAGCAGTCATTGCGTTGCAAAAAGTGTTTCTACAGCTCCTCACCAGTTACACATATGCTATTGTTATACACCTGCTCGATATGCTTGGGATTTGCAAAAGCAATACTTATCGGGTACTGGTTTTAGTAGTATAAAAATATTTATTTTGCGTCATTATCTAAGTAGATTCAGGATGTGGGATAGAGCGAACTCTAAAAATGTCGATTATTTTATTGCATGCTCAGATTATATATCCAATAGGATAGAAAAATCTTATTTTAGAAGTTCATACACAATATACCCTAATGTATCAGTTGATGATTTTGAATTGAGTGAAATTAAAAAAGATTACTTTGTGACATGTTCCAGAATTGTACCTTATAAAAAAGTTGACTTGATTGTTGAAGCATTTTCGAGAATGCCGGATAAACAGCTTATTGTAATAGGTGATGGGCCTGATTATAAAAAGTTACAGTCTCTCCAATCGAGTAATATAACCTTGATAGGGCATCAGCCATTTGCAGTACTTAAAGACTTAATAAAAAAAGCTTCCGCTTTTGTTTTTGCGGCGGAGGAAGACTTTGGTATAGCTCCAGTCGAAGCTATGGCTTGTGGTACCCCCGTTATAGCCTATGGAGAAGGTGGCTTATTAGAGACTGTTATTCATAAAAAGACAGGAATATTCTTTTACGAACAGAGTGCAAAATCAATAGAAAAAGCAGTCTTGGATTTTGATAGAACGGTTTTGCTCTCTCCCAAAGAAATAAGAGAGCATGCACTGAAGTTTTCTTCTGAGCGATTTCGGCAAGAATTTTTACAATTTGCTTTTCAATGTTGGGATAAACACTATTCTGATAATTTCTCAACTGAGTTATCACACACATAA
- the purF gene encoding amidophosphoribosyltransferase has product MCGIVGISATVNVNQLLFDALTVLQHRGQDAAGMVTLGDGHFFLRKDNGLVRDVFRTRHMTKLSGHVGIAHVRYPTAGTSSSAEAQPFYVNSPYGIALAHNGNLTNAEAIKEELFKTDLRHINTRSDSEVLLNVLAHELSKVAKLELRPEDISTAVKQVYQRCEGGYAVVSMINGHGMLAFRDPYGIRPLVFGKRETENGAEYMFASESVAITALGFERVRDVLPGECVYVDENNHLHTFQCVEGVNRPCMFEYVYLARPDSIIDGISVYQAHLRMGQTLANKILREWSDHDIDVVMPIPDTSRNSALEIATRLGLPYREGFVKNRYIGRTFIMPGQEVRKKSVRQKLNAIGQEFKGKNVLLVDDSIVRGTTCQQIIEMARESGARKVYFCSAAPAIRFPNVYGIDMPTSEELIAYDRTEKEVEQEIGADRLIYQDLKDLKKTVSSLHPHIDDFDCSVFDGEYVAGGINHEYLSRLAANRNEKTRACEQSDSIMDIHNEEEVV; this is encoded by the coding sequence ATGTGTGGAATTGTCGGTATCTCGGCAACGGTGAATGTTAACCAGCTGTTGTTCGACGCACTGACCGTGCTTCAGCACAGGGGGCAGGATGCAGCAGGCATGGTGACTCTGGGTGATGGTCATTTTTTCCTGAGAAAAGATAATGGGCTGGTGCGAGACGTATTTCGTACCCGGCATATGACAAAACTGAGTGGTCATGTGGGTATTGCCCATGTGCGCTACCCCACCGCCGGGACTTCCAGCTCTGCAGAAGCCCAACCTTTCTATGTCAATTCGCCCTACGGCATTGCACTGGCACACAATGGTAATCTGACCAATGCAGAGGCCATTAAGGAAGAATTGTTCAAAACCGATCTTAGACATATCAATACCCGCTCTGATTCTGAAGTGCTTCTGAATGTGTTGGCTCACGAACTTTCTAAAGTGGCCAAGCTCGAATTAAGGCCTGAAGACATATCCACAGCGGTTAAGCAGGTGTATCAGCGCTGCGAAGGTGGTTATGCCGTTGTCAGCATGATTAATGGGCATGGCATGCTGGCATTTCGTGACCCGTATGGCATTCGGCCGCTAGTGTTTGGCAAACGGGAGACTGAAAACGGCGCTGAGTATATGTTTGCTTCAGAGTCGGTGGCCATCACTGCACTGGGTTTTGAACGGGTGCGCGATGTTCTGCCCGGTGAGTGTGTTTATGTTGATGAAAATAACCATCTTCATACTTTCCAGTGTGTTGAAGGGGTGAATCGTCCTTGTATGTTCGAATATGTCTATCTGGCTCGCCCCGACTCAATCATTGATGGCATTTCTGTTTACCAGGCTCATCTTCGCATGGGACAAACTCTGGCAAACAAAATTCTGCGCGAGTGGTCGGATCACGACATTGACGTAGTTATGCCCATCCCTGATACCAGCCGTAATTCAGCATTAGAAATCGCTACCCGGTTAGGGTTGCCTTACCGTGAAGGTTTTGTGAAAAACCGGTACATCGGCCGTACCTTTATTATGCCCGGTCAGGAAGTCCGAAAGAAAAGTGTCCGGCAGAAACTCAACGCGATTGGTCAGGAATTCAAAGGCAAGAATGTCCTGCTGGTTGATGACTCCATTGTCAGGGGCACCACCTGCCAGCAGATTATTGAAATGGCCCGGGAGAGTGGCGCTCGTAAGGTTTATTTCTGCTCTGCCGCTCCGGCGATTCGCTTCCCCAATGTTTATGGCATTGATATGCCTACGTCCGAAGAACTGATTGCTTATGATCGCACAGAAAAGGAAGTAGAGCAGGAGATCGGTGCCGATCGTCTTATTTATCAGGACCTTAAGGATCTGAAGAAGACGGTCTCATCGTTGCACCCGCATATTGATGACTTTGACTGTTCGGTGTTTGATGGTGAGTATGTCGCAGGTGGCATTAATCATGAGTACCTGTCCCGACTGGCTGCCAACCGAAACGAGAAGACCCGTGCTTGTGAGCAGAGCGATTCAATTATGGATATTCATAATGAAGAAGAAGTGGTCTGA
- a CDS encoding amino acid permease: protein MMTLTCVFGFRNVINQYAELGPASISLWLMGTVVYFLPMVLMMGEMASANAGKKAGIYSWIESTMGAKWAFYGSWTYFFANMFYFTVLTSTLVVYFSWGIMGSNFFGQDSALALAITCIAVFWLVTFAVTKGVGFLSKLAQVAGVASMGLSLLFIIAALVSVFVMGNAPAQSITVTDTLPSFSDWNTLVMIGWLLFAFAGGEGIGVYIGDTEGGSRTFVKAITVAALMIGALYCLGGYAVSLIVEQHNLDLTNGIFTLFLLLGEQLGIGHWIVNIVGITLAIATLGGLAVWVNSSIQVMFSELPEGILPEKLTERDDNDIPANALWVQAAVVSVLFMVPTLGIDSVETLMKTIISMSALNLLVPTIFLILGYMGLRIGNKAMPREFKMVQSDKLALFIAAAMLAVFLLAAVVTSIPAPELMADWLNGKDLGDQAHPVFTLLVNFGGLTFYLGMAKLLWTRYESRQLQADLEPAVA, encoded by the coding sequence ATGATGACGCTTACCTGTGTGTTCGGATTCCGCAATGTCATTAACCAGTATGCAGAGCTGGGTCCGGCAAGTATCTCGCTGTGGTTGATGGGTACAGTCGTTTACTTTCTGCCGATGGTGCTGATGATGGGTGAAATGGCCAGCGCCAATGCCGGTAAAAAAGCCGGTATATACAGCTGGATTGAATCCACGATGGGTGCCAAGTGGGCGTTTTATGGTTCCTGGACCTATTTCTTTGCCAACATGTTTTATTTTACTGTCCTCACCAGCACTCTCGTGGTGTATTTCAGCTGGGGGATAATGGGCAGTAACTTCTTTGGACAGGATTCTGCACTTGCGCTGGCTATAACCTGCATTGCCGTTTTCTGGCTGGTGACCTTTGCAGTGACCAAAGGTGTTGGATTCCTGTCCAAACTGGCTCAGGTGGCGGGAGTCGCTTCCATGGGACTGTCTCTGCTATTTATCATCGCTGCTCTCGTTTCCGTGTTTGTCATGGGTAATGCACCTGCACAGAGCATCACCGTTACAGACACCCTGCCCAGTTTTTCCGACTGGAACACGCTGGTGATGATTGGCTGGTTGCTGTTTGCTTTCGCGGGTGGTGAAGGCATAGGTGTTTATATTGGCGACACTGAAGGTGGCAGCAGAACCTTTGTTAAAGCCATCACTGTTGCGGCATTGATGATTGGTGCACTTTACTGTTTGGGTGGCTATGCGGTTTCGCTCATCGTTGAACAGCATAATCTGGATCTGACCAATGGCATCTTTACCCTGTTCCTTTTGTTAGGTGAGCAGCTGGGTATTGGCCACTGGATCGTCAATATTGTCGGCATTACCCTGGCGATCGCTACTCTGGGTGGTCTGGCAGTGTGGGTGAACTCTTCCATTCAGGTGATGTTCTCGGAACTGCCGGAAGGTATATTGCCAGAGAAACTGACTGAACGTGATGATAATGATATCCCTGCCAATGCGCTCTGGGTTCAGGCAGCGGTGGTCAGTGTACTGTTTATGGTACCGACACTGGGTATTGACTCGGTGGAAACCCTGATGAAGACCATCATCTCCATGTCAGCGCTTAACCTGCTGGTGCCAACCATTTTCCTGATTCTTGGCTATATGGGCCTGAGAATCGGCAATAAAGCCATGCCCAGAGAGTTCAAAATGGTTCAGTCCGACAAGCTGGCGTTGTTTATTGCCGCGGCCATGCTGGCTGTTTTTCTGCTGGCAGCCGTAGTGACCAGTATTCCTGCACCAGAGTTGATGGCTGACTGGCTCAATGGAAAGGATCTGGGAGATCAGGCTCATCCAGTGTTTACGTTGCTGGTGAATTTTGGTGGTCTGACCTTTTATCTTGGTATGGCAAAACTACTGTGGACGCGTTACGAATCGCGGCAGCTTCAGGCTGATCTGGAGCCCGCAGTCGCTTAA
- a CDS encoding extracellular solute-binding protein yields MPLLTCFRLALSSVLILFIVGYAAIAGAKPLPPVAHCSHGLSRFDELKYPPDFKHFDYVNPDAPKGGDVSLFVHGTFDSLNPYSAKGVTPALAPSYNYMRYGFSEFNEPLMVGTGQYSPSGDEIQTAYGLIAKSVEYADDNSWIVFELRPEARFHDGKPITADDVVFSFRELGEKGHPRYRMQLEPVKNVEKLDEHKVRFNFKQTGTRSQLLRVAELPVLPSHYWSKHDISKTTLEPMLHSGPYKITRVKPGVSVTFSRVKDYWGKDLPVNKGRYNFDKITLHFHRDYNMAFESFKAGGHDLHLEVIAKHWNTSYDFAAVREGKIRKRLIPHQMAYGSSFMFFNTRRAPFDDRRVREAISLMFDYEWVNKSIFYSAYKRSASYFPNSPMSSTGVPDKEEMKWLKLAKEQQPPELLTQPFKPSFTSGDGSVRKQQKRALELLKDAGWTLKGNTLIHRETGKPMRFSFLEKGASSETYLTALKKNLATIGIEMTLVRADAAQYIRQLRAHEYDMVERILPQSLAPDSELFDYFHSERADAEGSHNFAGIKQPAIDVLLDKIPQAKSSDELKSLTRSLDRMLLWQHYGIPKWYSDSMRVAHRDVFAWPKTSPVYSTPFSTWWRKDLPAEDKQDVTP; encoded by the coding sequence ATGCCGTTACTTACTTGCTTCAGGCTGGCGCTGTCTTCGGTTCTGATACTCTTCATTGTTGGCTATGCAGCCATTGCTGGTGCCAAACCACTGCCTCCTGTTGCCCACTGTTCCCATGGTTTATCCAGATTTGACGAGCTGAAATATCCACCTGATTTTAAACATTTTGACTATGTAAACCCCGACGCCCCAAAAGGCGGTGACGTCAGCCTGTTTGTTCACGGTACCTTTGATTCTCTGAACCCCTATTCAGCCAAAGGTGTCACGCCTGCCCTTGCGCCTTCCTACAACTACATGCGTTATGGCTTTTCCGAATTCAATGAGCCGCTGATGGTAGGAACCGGGCAGTACAGCCCTTCCGGTGATGAAATACAGACAGCCTATGGCCTTATCGCCAAATCGGTAGAATACGCCGACGATAATAGCTGGATCGTCTTCGAACTTCGTCCGGAAGCCCGCTTCCACGACGGCAAGCCGATTACTGCAGACGATGTTGTGTTTTCTTTTCGGGAACTCGGCGAAAAAGGCCACCCCCGCTACAGAATGCAACTGGAACCGGTGAAAAACGTAGAAAAACTGGATGAGCATAAGGTTCGTTTTAACTTCAAACAGACCGGCACCCGGTCACAACTGCTGCGGGTGGCTGAACTTCCTGTGCTGCCCAGCCACTACTGGAGCAAACACGACATCAGCAAGACAACACTGGAACCCATGCTGCACAGTGGTCCTTATAAAATTACCCGGGTAAAACCCGGAGTTTCGGTAACCTTCAGTCGGGTCAAGGATTACTGGGGCAAAGATCTGCCCGTCAACAAAGGGCGTTACAACTTCGACAAAATCACGCTTCACTTCCACCGTGATTACAACATGGCTTTCGAGTCGTTCAAGGCGGGTGGGCATGATCTGCACCTTGAAGTCATCGCCAAACACTGGAATACCAGCTATGACTTTGCCGCGGTTCGGGAAGGGAAGATCAGAAAAAGGCTGATTCCCCATCAGATGGCTTATGGCAGCTCATTTATGTTTTTTAATACCCGCCGGGCACCGTTCGATGACCGGAGGGTTCGGGAAGCCATCAGCCTGATGTTTGATTATGAGTGGGTCAATAAGTCCATTTTCTACAGTGCCTACAAGCGTTCTGCCAGTTATTTTCCCAATTCACCCATGTCATCAACCGGTGTGCCGGACAAGGAAGAAATGAAGTGGCTGAAGCTCGCGAAAGAACAACAACCGCCTGAATTATTAACACAACCCTTCAAACCCTCTTTTACCTCAGGCGACGGTTCTGTCCGAAAACAGCAGAAGCGGGCGCTTGAACTGTTAAAAGACGCAGGCTGGACGCTGAAAGGTAACACCCTGATACACAGGGAAACCGGTAAACCTATGCGTTTTTCGTTTTTGGAAAAAGGGGCCAGCTCGGAAACTTACCTGACGGCATTGAAAAAGAATCTGGCAACCATTGGAATTGAAATGACTCTGGTCAGAGCCGATGCTGCACAGTACATTCGCCAGCTCAGGGCGCACGAGTATGATATGGTCGAACGCATACTCCCCCAGTCGCTGGCACCGGATTCCGAGCTGTTTGACTATTTTCATTCAGAGCGTGCAGATGCCGAAGGCAGTCACAACTTTGCCGGTATCAAACAACCGGCCATTGACGTGTTACTGGACAAAATTCCTCAGGCGAAAAGCAGTGACGAACTGAAATCGCTGACCCGGAGCCTTGATCGAATGTTGCTTTGGCAACATTACGGTATTCCCAAGTGGTATTCCGATTCGATGCGGGTTGCCCACAGGGATGTCTTTGCCTGGCCGAAAACATCACCG
- a CDS encoding glycosyltransferase family 4 protein translates to MVLFPCVKLWNGCIKKVSEVRIGIDARLLSEQITGIGRYTGELSRELVSLPGEFFLYCGSPVGQYNWTTENVTLRTANSKNRAARMLWSQTTLPTWANQDNVDVFWGATHRLPKFLPESVAKVVTIHDLVWKHAGETMRPLSRMMEQLLMPQAVKLADRIVADSESTARAIVTEYPFAVDKVRVVYPGVSILPTHGTFEILDKFAIQRDYFLFVGTLEPRKNLNRLLQAYAILDEDLKQKYPLVIVGGKGWGGVNVENLITRYGLSNHVRKLGYVSEDELANLYAHASFLVMPALYEGFGLPIVEANSFGVPVLTSNTSSMPEVAGDAGILIDPYSIRSIASGLRTMMDSKQRDLLAARAKNNATRFTWEKAARDLWSVFEEALEVKRSTF, encoded by the coding sequence TTGGTACTATTCCCCTGCGTGAAACTTTGGAATGGATGTATAAAGAAGGTCAGTGAAGTGCGTATCGGGATTGATGCCCGTCTTCTATCGGAGCAAATAACAGGAATTGGTCGCTATACCGGAGAGCTGAGCAGGGAGTTGGTTAGCTTACCGGGAGAGTTTTTTCTTTACTGTGGTAGTCCAGTTGGTCAATATAACTGGACTACAGAAAATGTCACCCTGCGAACCGCTAACTCCAAAAACAGAGCTGCCCGAATGCTCTGGTCCCAGACAACTCTGCCAACCTGGGCTAACCAGGATAATGTAGATGTATTTTGGGGAGCTACTCACCGTTTGCCAAAGTTTTTGCCTGAGTCAGTGGCCAAGGTTGTGACGATCCATGATTTAGTCTGGAAACATGCCGGAGAGACTATGCGACCGCTTAGCCGAATGATGGAGCAATTATTAATGCCTCAGGCGGTTAAACTGGCTGACCGGATTGTGGCGGATTCTGAAAGTACTGCGCGAGCTATAGTCACAGAATACCCCTTTGCCGTTGATAAGGTTCGGGTTGTTTATCCTGGCGTATCTATTTTACCAACCCATGGAACGTTTGAAATACTGGATAAATTTGCCATTCAAAGGGATTACTTCCTCTTTGTGGGGACGCTTGAGCCAAGAAAAAATCTAAATCGACTTTTACAGGCTTATGCAATCCTTGATGAAGATCTAAAGCAAAAGTATCCGTTGGTCATTGTTGGTGGCAAGGGATGGGGTGGTGTGAACGTTGAAAACCTGATTACTCGTTATGGCCTGTCAAACCATGTACGTAAACTGGGTTATGTATCTGAAGATGAGCTGGCTAACCTTTATGCCCATGCCAGCTTTTTGGTGATGCCTGCACTCTATGAAGGATTTGGCCTGCCAATAGTGGAAGCTAACTCCTTTGGTGTCCCTGTATTGACTTCCAATACCTCATCTATGCCCGAAGTGGCCGGTGATGCTGGTATCCTTATTGATCCATACAGTATCAGGTCTATTGCATCAGGGTTGCGAACTATGATGGATTCAAAACAGCGAGATTTGCTGGCTGCGAGAGCTAAAAACAATGCTACAAGGTTTACTTGGGAAAAAGCAGCAAGGGATTTATGGTCGGTTTTTGAAGAAGCTCTTGAAGTAAAAAGGAGTACTTTTTGA
- a CDS encoding undecaprenyl-phosphate glucose phosphotransferase: MSYEFSLSRSNIPAILFVLLDVIITYLTGNTVLWLRFGHVVTSLDYQSLSVIHAFLVVSVSILLGVYQSWRGRSLSYFLTIVVCSWVISFILLVAFLVMTKSTEQYSRLWLGSWIISSILFSVLFRILITAFLRSIRIRGRNSKRVLVIGRGRNFHSIVSEIGEHNEWGYRLDACLEYSDLSALTGLVKKQVDADHDFDECWICLPLKDSSVIEELLFTLRFYTMDIRYMPGLRDIELLNHRITPIAGFYSLDLSCSPLNEWTSAVKRIEDVLVSMIAIILLFPIMVPVALIVKLTSNGPIFFKQKRLGVNGKNINVYKFRTMHVHSEDQGVVTQAVKVDRRLTPVGSFLRKTSLDELPQFFNVLEGSMSVVGPRPHAIPHNEHYKELVDSYMKRHKVKPGITGLAQINGYRGETDTLEKMQKRVEMDLKYINSWSVLLDLKIIFLTVFRGFTGPNAY, from the coding sequence ATGTCTTACGAATTCTCGTTAAGTCGTTCTAATATTCCTGCAATTCTATTTGTTTTATTAGATGTCATAATAACCTATTTGACCGGCAACACGGTTCTGTGGTTGAGGTTTGGTCATGTGGTAACCAGTCTTGACTATCAATCGCTCAGTGTTATCCATGCTTTTTTGGTGGTTTCAGTTTCCATTTTGCTTGGAGTTTACCAGTCCTGGAGGGGGCGATCCTTATCTTATTTTCTTACAATAGTTGTTTGTAGTTGGGTTATATCCTTCATTCTGCTGGTCGCTTTTTTAGTTATGACAAAATCAACAGAACAATATTCACGCCTGTGGTTGGGCTCGTGGATTATCTCTTCTATTTTATTCAGTGTTTTATTTAGAATTCTGATAACAGCCTTCTTGCGTTCAATTCGTATCAGAGGCAGAAATTCAAAACGTGTTTTAGTCATTGGAAGAGGGCGTAACTTTCATTCGATTGTGAGTGAAATAGGTGAGCATAATGAATGGGGGTACAGGCTGGATGCTTGCCTTGAATATAGTGATTTATCCGCGCTTACAGGACTAGTTAAGAAGCAAGTTGACGCCGATCACGATTTTGATGAGTGTTGGATATGTCTACCGTTAAAAGACAGCAGTGTTATTGAGGAGCTTTTATTTACTCTTCGCTTTTATACAATGGACATACGTTACATGCCAGGTTTAAGGGATATAGAATTACTTAATCATCGTATAACACCTATTGCTGGCTTTTACTCTCTTGATCTGAGTTGCTCGCCTTTGAACGAATGGACTTCAGCTGTTAAACGCATTGAAGATGTTCTTGTGTCCATGATAGCTATTATTTTGCTATTTCCTATCATGGTACCTGTTGCCTTGATTGTTAAACTGACGTCAAATGGCCCCATATTTTTTAAACAAAAACGCTTAGGTGTTAACGGCAAAAATATTAATGTCTATAAATTCCGAACTATGCATGTCCATAGTGAAGATCAGGGAGTAGTTACACAGGCTGTAAAGGTCGATCGACGTTTAACTCCGGTGGGTAGCTTTTTAAGAAAAACCAGTCTTGACGAACTGCCTCAGTTTTTTAATGTTCTTGAGGGTAGTATGTCTGTTGTTGGCCCACGGCCTCATGCTATTCCACATAATGAACACTATAAAGAGTTGGTCGATTCCTACATGAAACGCCATAAGGTCAAGCCAGGTATTACGGGGTTAGCACAGATCAATGGCTATCGTGGCGAGACAGATACTCTTGAGAAAATGCAGAAACGTGTCGAGATGGATCTAAAGTATATTAATTCATGGTCTGTTTTACTGGATTTGAAAATTATTTTCTTAACTGTTTTTAGGGGTTTCACTGGTCCAAATGCATATTAA
- a CDS encoding O-antigen ligase family protein: MAEFWSAVLNAFFHFIHSLKEKITVTFCWFFVLFLLAISVLLDNGKTVVNFYRIWICIPVLLCIRWKDAQKFLSVRFVQLFLLLTLWLTISLYWSDSHKLHNMAAKLLATVALLYLVFSVIRYQTNKLVVLQWCFVVAAVILVVMIIMKWGSIQQHYSGTPFGVFGYYNVVTWFLAAAGIIACSLMIDQNRLYKWFAGALFLALIVAILCFKSRGSLLGLFTGCGLLLFSSVWHRFSHQLILLCITFGAVVCWLFYLFFGEKLGLSLYLQELLVRADAGRFEIYQEAYRVITASWQTLWFGHGIAADPSNIVWRGMKIAHWHSIYISTLFFGGLIGLALFLLCVFKRPCDIFLRKQKANAWDYVVIGMMVTLLFDGNRFYEYPGGMLLAFTLPLFLANLTGSRELIRA, translated from the coding sequence ATGGCTGAATTCTGGAGTGCGGTTTTGAATGCTTTCTTCCATTTTATTCATTCTCTAAAAGAGAAGATAACAGTAACCTTTTGCTGGTTTTTTGTACTCTTTCTTCTGGCCATATCTGTTTTACTAGATAATGGAAAGACGGTTGTTAATTTTTACAGAATATGGATTTGTATACCTGTATTGCTATGTATTCGCTGGAAAGATGCGCAAAAATTTTTGAGTGTCAGGTTTGTACAGCTATTCCTTTTGCTGACTCTCTGGTTGACCATAAGTCTCTACTGGTCTGACTCTCATAAATTGCATAACATGGCTGCAAAATTGCTGGCGACTGTTGCTCTGCTGTATCTTGTGTTCAGTGTGATTCGATATCAGACAAATAAATTAGTTGTGTTGCAATGGTGCTTCGTAGTGGCTGCAGTCATACTTGTCGTGATGATAATCATGAAATGGGGATCTATACAGCAACACTATTCAGGTACTCCATTTGGAGTGTTTGGTTATTATAATGTGGTTACCTGGTTTTTGGCTGCAGCGGGTATTATTGCCTGTTCATTAATGATTGACCAGAATCGTCTATATAAGTGGTTTGCAGGAGCACTCTTTCTTGCTCTTATTGTTGCCATTTTGTGTTTTAAATCCCGAGGTTCATTGTTAGGTCTGTTTACTGGCTGTGGCTTGCTTCTCTTCAGCAGTGTATGGCATCGATTCTCGCATCAATTAATTCTGCTTTGTATTACCTTTGGGGCTGTTGTTTGCTGGTTATTTTATCTTTTTTTCGGGGAAAAACTCGGACTTAGCCTTTATTTACAGGAGTTGCTTGTTCGAGCCGACGCAGGTCGCTTCGAGATCTATCAAGAAGCGTATAGAGTGATTACTGCATCATGGCAGACATTGTGGTTTGGACATGGCATTGCAGCAGACCCAAGCAATATTGTGTGGCGTGGAATGAAAATCGCTCATTGGCATTCCATTTACATCAGTACATTATTTTTTGGAGGCCTTATTGGGTTAGCACTTTTTCTGCTGTGTGTTTTCAAGCGTCCCTGTGACATTTTTCTAAGAAAGCAGAAAGCAAATGCCTGGGATTATGTTGTCATCGGGATGATGGTCACACTGCTGTTTGATGGCAACCGGTTCTATGAGTATCCGGGAGGAATGTTGCTGGCCTTTACTCTGCCATTATTTCTGGCTAACCTCACAGGGAGTCGAGAGTTGATTCGAGCGTGA